DNA from Oryzisolibacter sp. LB2S:
CAGGACTTTGCACCGCTGGCCGCGCCCGTGGCGCGCCATGTGCGCGCGGCCGTGCTCATAGGCCGCGACGCGTCCCAGATCCGCGCGGCGCTCGCGGACTGCGGCGTGCCGCTGATCGACGCCGAGACCATGGAGCAGGCCGTGCGGCTCGCAAGCGGCCAGGCCCAAGAGGGCGACGCCGTGCTGCTCTCGCCGGCCTGCGCGAGTCTGGACATGTTCGACAACTACGCCCACCGCGCGCGCGTGTTCTGCGAGGCCGTGCAGGCCCTGGCCGAGGATGCGGGCCAGACGCTGGAGGGAGGTCAGGCATGAGCGCCACCACCGCCCGCCCCGGCCTGTGGCAGCGCCTGCGCGCGCTCGTCGGCGCGCAAGCCGCCGAGGGCGCCGACCAGCTGCCCGTGCGCGTGGGCGGTACCGAGTACCGCCGCACGGCCGCCACGCCGGCCCATGTCGTGGGCTTCGATCAGTCGTTGCTGTGGGTGGTGGTGCTGCTGCTGTCCTTCAGCGTGGTCATGGTGTATTCGGCCTCCATCGCCATGCCGGACAACCCGCGCTTTGGCAACATCGCGCCCACGCATTTCGTGCTGCGCCACGCGATTGCCATCGGCGTGGGCTTCGTCGGCGCGCTGCTGGCGTTTCAGGTGCCCATGCAGACCTGGGAGCGCAACGCGCGCACCCTGTTCCTCGTGTCCATCGTGCTGCTCTTCGCGGTGCTGATCCCGCATGTGGGCACGGTGGTCAACGGCGCGCGCCGCTGGCTCAGCCTGGGGCTCATGAACTTCCAGCCCTCGGAGCTGGCCAAGTTCGCCGTGCTCATCTACGCGTCCGACTACATGGTGCGCAAGATGGACGTGAAGGAGCGGTTCTTCCGCGCCGTCATCCCCATGGCCGTGGCCGTGGCCGTGGTCGGCGCGCTGCTGCTGGCCGAGCCCGACATGGGCGCCTTCATGGTGATCGCCGTGATCGCCATGGGCATTCTGTTCCTGGGCGGCGTGAACGCGCGCATGTTCTTCCTGATCGCGGCCATTCTGGTGCTGGCCTTTGCCGCCATGGTCTGGCTCTCGCCCTGGCGGCGCGAGCGCATCTTTGCCTACCTTGACCCGTTCAGCGAGGCCCATGCGCTGGGCAAGGGCTACCAGCTCTCGCACGCGCTCATCGCCATCGGCCGCGGCGAGATCTTCGGCGTGGGTCTGGGCGGCAGCGTGGAGAAGCTGCACTGGCTGCCCGAGGCACATACCGACTTCCTGCTGGCCGTGATCGGCGAGGAGTTCGGCCTGGTCGGCGTGCTCGTGCTCATCGTGATGTTCCTCTGGCTCACGCGCCGCATCATGCAGATCGGCCGCCAGGCCATTGCGCTCGACCGCGTGTTCTCGGGTCTCGTGGCCCAGGGCGTGGGCGTGTGGGTGGGCTTTCAGGCCTTCATCAACATGGGCGTAAACCTCGGCGCACTGCCCACCAAGGGGCTGACGCTGCCGTTCATGAGCTTTGGCGGTTCGGCCATTCTGATGAACCTGGTGGCCATCGCGGTGGTGCTGCGCGTGGACTATGAGAATAAGTTGTTGATGAGAGGGGGCCGCGTATGACGCACATGAGCGCCGCACGGCCGCCCGAAGGCGCGAAGGCCCCCTTGGGGGGCAGCGAGGACACGCCAGTGCCGAGCGTGGGGGCGAAAGTGCGTACTGCCCTCATCATGGCCGGCGGCACGGGCGGCCATATCTTCCCGGGCCTGGCCGTGGCCCAGGAGCTCGCCGCGCGCGGCTGGCGCGTGCACTGGCTGGGCACGCCCGGCAGCATGGAGTCGCGCATCGTGCCCGCGCAGGGCATCCCCCTGGAGACCATCGATTTCTCCGGCGTGCGCGGCAAGGGCGTGCTCACGCTGGCGCTGCTGCCGCTGCGCCTGCTGCGCGCCTTCTGGCAGGCGCTGGCCGTGGTGCGGCGCGTCAAGCCCGACGTGGTGCTGGGCATGGGTGGCTATGTCACCTTCCCCGGCGGCGTGATGGCCGTGGCAGCCGGCAAGCCCCTGGTGCTGCACGAGCAGAACTCGGTCGCCGGCATGGCCAACCGCGTGCTCGCGGGCATGGCAGACCGCATCTTCACGGCCTTCCCCGGCGTGTTCAAGAAGGGCGCCTGGGTGGGCAACCCGCTGCGTGTGGCGTTCACGCAGCAGGCCGAACCGGCCGCGCGTTTTGCGGGCCGCGGCGGGCCGCTCAGGTTGCTGGTCGTGGGCGG
Protein-coding regions in this window:
- the ftsW gene encoding putative lipid II flippase FtsW, with the protein product MSATTARPGLWQRLRALVGAQAAEGADQLPVRVGGTEYRRTAATPAHVVGFDQSLLWVVVLLLSFSVVMVYSASIAMPDNPRFGNIAPTHFVLRHAIAIGVGFVGALLAFQVPMQTWERNARTLFLVSIVLLFAVLIPHVGTVVNGARRWLSLGLMNFQPSELAKFAVLIYASDYMVRKMDVKERFFRAVIPMAVAVAVVGALLLAEPDMGAFMVIAVIAMGILFLGGVNARMFFLIAAILVLAFAAMVWLSPWRRERIFAYLDPFSEAHALGKGYQLSHALIAIGRGEIFGVGLGGSVEKLHWLPEAHTDFLLAVIGEEFGLVGVLVLIVMFLWLTRRIMQIGRQAIALDRVFSGLVAQGVGVWVGFQAFINMGVNLGALPTKGLTLPFMSFGGSAILMNLVAIAVVLRVDYENKLLMRGGRV
- the murG gene encoding undecaprenyldiphospho-muramoylpentapeptide beta-N-acetylglucosaminyltransferase — encoded protein: MAGGTGGHIFPGLAVAQELAARGWRVHWLGTPGSMESRIVPAQGIPLETIDFSGVRGKGVLTLALLPLRLLRAFWQALAVVRRVKPDVVLGMGGYVTFPGGVMAVAAGKPLVLHEQNSVAGMANRVLAGMADRIFTAFPGVFKKGAWVGNPLRVAFTQQAEPAARFAGRGGPLRLLVVGGSLGARALNDIVPQALALLPEDERPRVTHQSGAVQIEQLRANYQAAGVQAELTPFIEDTATAFAEADLIVCRAGASTVTEIAAVGAAAVFVPFPHAVDDHQTTNARFLVDAGGGWLVPQADLTARGLADMLLNMKRPALLERALKAKTMQKTQATREVVSACEELAS